The following coding sequences are from one Enterococcus sp. 4G2_DIV0659 window:
- a CDS encoding 6-phospho-beta-glucosidase: protein MTLNKNFLWGGATAANQYEGAYLENGKGISIADVETAGSHTLPREIHDSIKEGTYYPSHEGVDFYHRYAKDIQLFSEMNFNCFRMSINWGRIFPNGDETLPNEEGLLFYDKVFDELLAKGIQPVVTLSHYETPLYLVKKYGSWRNRKLITFFENYCRVVFTRYKDKVKYWMTFNEINEVINQDEPYHQAGIRFDESENRNETKLIVSHNLFLASAKAVSIGHEINPDFKIGCMVQYPTTYPKTCKPEDALAQRVNMMNNYYYTDVMCRGRYTNLCKAQMKKMDVSLEITDEDKKILSEGTVDYIAFSYYFSSIASLEHKSCVVERSNPYLERNDWDWPIDPLGLRIGMNELYDRYQLPLFIVENGLGAVDTFDEEGLIIDDYRIKYLASHIEAMKDAVNEDYVELIGYTCWGPIDIISVGTGEMKKRYGMIYVDKHDDGSGTLERSKKKSFDWYKKVITTNGEDTTF from the coding sequence ATGACATTAAATAAAAATTTTTTATGGGGTGGTGCTACAGCCGCCAATCAATACGAAGGTGCTTATCTTGAAAATGGAAAAGGAATTTCAATTGCTGATGTAGAAACAGCTGGATCACACACGTTACCACGCGAGATACACGATTCCATTAAAGAAGGGACTTACTATCCTAGCCATGAAGGGGTGGATTTTTACCATCGCTATGCAAAAGATATTCAACTCTTTTCTGAAATGAATTTTAATTGCTTTAGAATGTCTATCAATTGGGGAAGAATATTCCCTAATGGTGATGAAACATTGCCAAACGAAGAGGGATTGCTATTTTATGACAAGGTGTTTGATGAATTATTAGCCAAAGGAATTCAGCCAGTAGTGACTCTTTCCCATTATGAAACCCCTCTATATCTCGTGAAAAAATATGGATCATGGCGAAATAGAAAACTGATTACGTTTTTTGAGAATTATTGTCGAGTAGTATTTACACGATATAAAGATAAAGTGAAATACTGGATGACCTTTAATGAAATCAATGAAGTGATAAACCAAGATGAGCCGTATCATCAAGCTGGAATTCGATTTGATGAATCCGAAAATCGAAATGAAACAAAGCTGATTGTAAGTCACAATTTATTTTTAGCAAGTGCCAAAGCGGTGAGTATCGGTCATGAAATCAATCCGGACTTTAAAATTGGCTGTATGGTTCAATACCCAACGACGTATCCAAAGACTTGTAAACCAGAAGATGCTTTGGCTCAAAGAGTTAATATGATGAACAATTATTATTATACTGATGTAATGTGCAGAGGAAGATATACCAATCTTTGTAAAGCTCAGATGAAAAAAATGGACGTATCGTTGGAAATAACCGATGAGGATAAAAAGATATTGTCAGAGGGGACAGTTGATTACATTGCGTTTAGTTATTATTTTTCTTCTATTGCTAGTCTAGAGCATAAATCTTGTGTAGTTGAGCGTTCCAACCCTTATTTAGAAAGAAATGATTGGGACTGGCCGATTGACCCACTTGGTTTACGTATTGGGATGAATGAATTGTACGATCGATATCAGTTGCCGTTATTTATTGTTGAGAATGGCCTGGGAGCTGTAGATACATTCGATGAAGAAGGGTTGATTATTGATGACTACCGAATTAAGTATCTGGCTTCTCATATTGAAGCCATGAAAGATGCTGTGAATGAAGATTATGTTGAATTGATTGGCTACACTTGTTGGGGACCCATCGATATCATCTCTGTAGGAACTGGAGAAATGAAAAAACGATATGGCATGATTTATGTAGATAAACACGATGATGGCAGTGGGACACTAGAACGTTCTAAGAAAAAATCGTTTGATTGGTACAAAAAGGTAATTACGACAAATGGCGAGGACACCACGTTTTAA
- a CDS encoding MurR/RpiR family transcriptional regulator: MLIIEKLNTKEDMTEAEIIIADFIIMIGKKISKSSTRSIAEATYTSAATVVRLCKKLGFSGFNDFRNHFLVELDYIDNQFGSISANFPFEKKDSYYKAANKIGSLYKETVDDTLSLLNDEILQKAVNLIKYSYAIHLFSYGTNLNIAETFREKMLKIGKPVYLSTNLNYQRYEARVIGKEDVAIIISYSGETANIIEIAQTCKQNNIPIILITSLGENTVSKYSACKLVISTKEHLFQNLGNFSTNISISLLLDVLYSTFFLTAYDLHYKNKLGIVGQLENKRKSSNSTINDWENDETVF; encoded by the coding sequence ATGTTAATTATTGAGAAGTTAAATACTAAAGAAGATATGACAGAGGCGGAAATAATAATCGCCGATTTTATTATTATGATAGGAAAGAAAATATCAAAAAGTTCGACAAGAAGCATTGCTGAAGCAACTTATACGTCCGCCGCAACAGTTGTTCGTTTATGTAAGAAATTAGGCTTTTCAGGATTCAATGATTTCAGAAATCATTTCCTCGTGGAGTTAGATTATATCGACAATCAATTTGGCAGCATTAGTGCAAATTTTCCCTTTGAGAAGAAAGACTCCTATTATAAAGCGGCGAATAAAATAGGGAGCTTGTACAAAGAAACAGTAGATGATACGTTATCTTTGTTAAATGATGAGATTCTTCAAAAAGCGGTGAATTTAATCAAATACAGTTATGCCATTCATCTCTTTTCTTATGGGACGAATTTAAATATTGCTGAGACGTTTCGAGAAAAAATGTTGAAAATTGGTAAACCCGTCTATCTTTCTACAAACTTAAATTATCAACGTTATGAAGCACGTGTTATTGGAAAAGAAGATGTTGCAATTATTATTTCATATTCAGGTGAAACTGCGAATATCATAGAAATTGCCCAAACTTGTAAGCAAAATAATATTCCTATTATTTTGATCACATCACTTGGAGAAAATACAGTATCTAAATACAGCGCATGTAAATTAGTGATATCTACCAAAGAGCATTTATTTCAGAACTTAGGTAATTTTAGTACAAATATTTCTATCTCTTTATTGTTAGATGTTCTCTATTCGACATTTTTTTTGACGGCGTATGACTTGCATTATAAGAACAAGTTGGGAATTGTAGGACAATTAGAAAATAAAAGAAAATCATCAAATTCCACTATTAATGATTGGGAGAATGATGAAACTGTGTTTTAA
- a CDS encoding TetR/AcrR family transcriptional regulator: MRDVKEPQVRRAEIMEASLLLFLEKGYMDTTTQDIINKVGISRGLLYYHFKNKDDILYCLIELYSEPLLKKLSVIAYANDVSAIEKIKNFLTVTFISPDTITKEKIELQKAVDLEQNRYLMDKFSHKFIDSVTKYFAYIIEQGVSEKSFNVAHPNETSYLLMTGYVFTANSMNSSYLNEQNGDNYLSAFKELLTRTLGAKQGIFN; encoded by the coding sequence ATGCGGGATGTAAAAGAACCACAAGTACGTCGAGCCGAAATAATGGAAGCGTCATTACTACTGTTCTTGGAAAAAGGATATATGGATACCACAACGCAAGATATTATAAACAAAGTGGGAATCTCACGCGGTCTATTATATTATCATTTTAAGAATAAGGATGACATTTTATATTGTTTGATTGAGCTCTACTCGGAACCCTTATTAAAAAAGTTATCTGTAATTGCTTATGCTAATGATGTTTCAGCGATTGAAAAAATCAAAAATTTTCTGACGGTCACCTTTATATCTCCTGATACAATTACAAAAGAGAAAATAGAATTACAAAAAGCTGTCGATCTTGAACAAAATCGTTATCTTATGGATAAATTTTCTCATAAATTTATTGATAGCGTAACAAAATATTTTGCTTATATTATTGAACAAGGGGTATCAGAAAAGTCGTTCAATGTAGCACACCCAAATGAAACCTCTTATCTACTTATGACAGGCTATGTGTTTACGGCTAATAGTATGAATAGTTCGTACTTGAATGAACAAAATGGTGATAACTATTTAAGTGCATTTAAGGAACTCTTAACACGAACTTTAGGTGCAAAACAAGGTATTTTCAACTAA
- a CDS encoding ABC transporter ATP-binding protein: MLKIKHLTKSYEQKRAIDDLSLSIENGDIYGFIGGNGAGKTTTIKAIVGIHDFEKGTILINNHSIKKEPITCKKLIAYIPDNPDLYEHLTGYQYINFISDLFEIPTEERTLKIKQYGDLFEMTTNLSTIISSYSHGMKQRTAIIAALVHSPKLLILDEPFVGLDPKATFTLKKIMQERVAAGGAIFFSTHVLDVAENLCNKIAIIKNGKLIASGNTKEVTGSQSLEAFFMEVVSHE, translated from the coding sequence ATGTTAAAAATAAAACATCTTACCAAATCATATGAACAAAAAAGGGCTATTGATGATTTGTCACTTTCCATAGAGAACGGTGATATTTACGGATTTATAGGAGGAAACGGTGCAGGAAAAACAACAACAATTAAAGCTATAGTCGGCATCCATGATTTTGAAAAAGGGACTATCCTTATAAACAATCACTCAATTAAGAAAGAGCCAATTACTTGTAAAAAATTGATAGCATATATCCCTGATAATCCAGATCTGTATGAACATTTGACAGGTTACCAATACATTAACTTTATTTCTGACTTATTTGAAATACCAACTGAAGAGCGCACATTGAAAATAAAGCAATATGGTGATCTATTCGAAATGACCACAAACCTTTCAACTATTATTTCGTCTTATTCACATGGTATGAAACAAAGGACAGCTATTATTGCTGCACTAGTTCATTCTCCTAAATTATTAATTTTAGACGAACCCTTTGTTGGTCTTGATCCTAAAGCAACATTTACTTTGAAGAAAATTATGCAGGAAAGAGTTGCTGCTGGGGGAGCAATTTTCTTTTCTACTCATGTTCTTGATGTTGCGGAAAATCTTTGCAATAAAATAGCTATTATTAAGAATGGAAAATTAATTGCAAGTGGCAACACAAAAGAAGTAACGGGAAGCCAATCTTTAGAAGCTTTCTTTATGGAGGTAGTATCACATGAATAA
- a CDS encoding DUF1648 domain-containing protein — protein sequence MKISILKDLAVLLLIIVIIFIVCLFLPNVVPIHFNMQGKADTFINKYFLLFGSVIPYSAYYQFLRARIEKNK from the coding sequence ATGAAAATATCTATTCTTAAAGATTTAGCAGTTTTATTGCTAATAATCGTTATAATATTCATTGTTTGCTTGTTCTTACCAAATGTCGTACCTATTCATTTTAATATGCAAGGAAAAGCAGATACATTTATCAATAAATATTTTCTTTTGTTCGGATCTGTTATTCCATACTCGGCATATTACCAATTTTTGCGAGCACGCATAGAAAAAAATAAATGA
- a CDS encoding DUF960 family protein: MFDNKENRYITKGVSEQVSKEIQLYCWQFIDKKNYFSLIIIPIQEME; the protein is encoded by the coding sequence ATGTTCGATAACAAAGAAAATCGTTACATCACGAAGGGAGTGAGCGAACAAGTATCAAAAGAAATTCAACTGTATTGCTGGCAATTCATCGACAAGAAGAACTATTTTTCATTGATTATCATACCTATACAGGAAATGGAATAA
- a CDS encoding transposase, whose product MYAPYFSLVKKLFPMAQIILDRFHIVQLIARTFLKHRIQRINAFLHLGNEETKKYRQLKKYWKLLQKKSIEA is encoded by the coding sequence ATGTACGCACCTTATTTTTCTCTCGTCAAAAAGCTGTTTCCGATGGCTCAGATTATTCTTGATCGCTTCCATATTGTCCAACTCATTGCTCGAACTTTTTTAAAACACCGTATTCAGAGAATTAACGCCTTTCTTCATCTGGGAAATGAAGAGACAAAAAAATATCGACAGTTGAAGAAATATTGGAAACTTCTTCAAAAAAAATCAATCGAAGCTTGA
- a CDS encoding transposase, giving the protein MISLDFMHLLDEVFHCLPPYYQTIIGTFKKCQNEIKNALELPYSNEPLECLNNHIKVLKRNAYRVRNFYNFKLRISLCFGTILFQTNRKT; this is encoded by the coding sequence ATGATTTCGCTCGATTTTATGCACTTATTAGACGAAGTTTTTCACTGTCTTCCTCCCTACTATCAAACGATTATTGGTACTTTTAAGAAGTGCCAAAATGAAATTAAAAATGCGCTAGAATTGCCTTATTCTAATGAACCACTGGAATGTTTAAATAATCATATTAAAGTGTTGAAGAGAAATGCTTACAGGGTTCGTAACTTTTACAATTTCAAGTTGAGAATTTCTTTATGTTTTGGCACCATTCTTTTTCAAACAAACAGAAAAACCTAG
- a CDS encoding helix-turn-helix transcriptional regulator: MNVHETLRFIRISKKIKQRDMLPSTADHQIYNRIETGRRKISVDELFESLNTLQVTPSEFFTLVSDYQGNQIKTIDSRLSSYSRKTFKLDDEDKAQLLNDYFYLNNIETKTVSELCLFCDIKALCHNLVTEIEPISKYDLHLIFTMIKNRKNGYYTYYEYRLVSNTIILFPQEKISFLLDKMFPIENLETRDEKVINIASLAFINAVTAFLHERDYKQALYYIKLGKQQQINPRNFLFYFSLGYLEDLLNYLVTGNITYLNKVYTFIVLLENTNDSDFAEVLKDEVKKLAFETQRKTPKKELKPTNMRTE, encoded by the coding sequence ATGAATGTACATGAAACTTTAAGATTTATAAGAATTTCAAAAAAAATTAAACAAAGAGATATGCTCCCTTCTACAGCCGATCACCAAATTTATAATCGTATTGAAACTGGCAGGCGAAAAATTTCTGTTGATGAACTTTTTGAATCACTAAACACCTTACAAGTAACCCCGTCAGAATTTTTCACTTTAGTATCTGATTATCAAGGAAATCAAATTAAAACAATTGATTCTCGCCTTTCAAGCTATTCAAGAAAAACTTTTAAACTAGATGACGAAGATAAAGCACAATTACTAAATGATTATTTTTATTTAAATAATATTGAAACTAAAACAGTATCTGAGCTTTGTTTATTCTGTGATATAAAAGCACTGTGTCATAATCTAGTCACTGAAATAGAACCTATTTCAAAATACGATTTGCATTTAATATTTACTATGATAAAAAATAGAAAAAATGGTTACTATACTTATTATGAATATAGACTAGTTTCTAATACAATCATTCTTTTCCCACAAGAAAAAATCAGTTTTCTCTTGGACAAAATGTTCCCAATCGAAAATTTAGAAACTCGTGATGAAAAGGTAATTAACATTGCTTCCCTAGCTTTCATTAATGCTGTTACAGCTTTTCTTCACGAAAGAGATTACAAACAAGCCCTCTATTACATTAAATTAGGAAAACAACAACAAATTAATCCTAGAAATTTCCTGTTCTATTTTTCATTGGGATATCTTGAAGATTTACTAAACTATCTTGTTACTGGAAATATTACTTACCTAAATAAAGTGTATACATTTATTGTTCTTCTTGAAAATACAAATGATTCTGACTTTGCAGAGGTTTTAAAAGATGAAGTAAAAAAACTAGCTTTTGAAACACAAAGAAAAACACCGAAAAAAGAATTAAAACCCACTAATATGAGAACAGAGTAA
- a CDS encoding PTS mannose/fructose/sorbose/N-acetylgalactosamine transporter subunit IIC: MDITVGKIILMFLIALFAYMHSFFGSTMWNRPIVVAPLVGLALGDLESGLKLGATLELVFMGAFPVGASNPPDFVSGTIIATAYVIMSGKSIASAVLLAVPIATLVLLIDNLQMTFLLTHASHKADEYASKGDIKGVERTQILYGILNKVILALVVATGFALGVPAIEKILSFVPEFVTHGLDIAAGIIPAIGFAMLARMMLTKKVVPFLLLGFLLTAYLNVTVVGVALFGIAAVLLMLNMKENQMQQEVFVDDNEF; the protein is encoded by the coding sequence ATGGATATTACTGTTGGAAAAATCATTCTAATGTTTTTAATTGCCTTATTCGCTTATATGCATAGCTTTTTTGGTTCCACCATGTGGAATCGCCCAATTGTTGTTGCTCCATTAGTTGGATTAGCATTAGGTGATTTGGAGTCAGGTTTAAAATTAGGTGCTACACTAGAACTTGTTTTTATGGGGGCATTTCCTGTTGGTGCAAGCAATCCTCCAGATTTTGTCTCTGGCACTATTATTGCTACAGCTTATGTGATTATGAGTGGCAAATCCATTGCTAGTGCTGTTTTATTAGCAGTACCAATTGCAACACTAGTTTTATTAATTGATAATTTACAAATGACATTCTTACTCACTCATGCCAGTCATAAAGCAGATGAATATGCTAGCAAAGGAGATATTAAAGGGGTAGAACGCACACAAATTCTTTATGGTATTTTAAATAAAGTCATTCTAGCACTCGTTGTCGCAACCGGATTCGCTTTAGGAGTTCCTGCTATCGAAAAAATCCTATCCTTTGTCCCAGAATTTGTTACACATGGCTTGGATATTGCAGCAGGTATTATTCCAGCAATTGGTTTTGCCATGTTAGCTCGCATGATGTTAACTAAGAAAGTGGTTCCGTTTTTATTATTAGGATTCTTGTTAACAGCGTATTTAAATGTAACTGTTGTCGGTGTAGCTTTATTTGGAATTGCCGCCGTTTTGCTTATGCTTAATATGAAAGAAAATCAAATGCAACAGGAGGTATTTGTCGATGACAACGAATTCTAA
- a CDS encoding PTS sugar transporter subunit IIB, with the protein MPVKLIRVDHRLIHGQVGFTWTKFLQANCILIASDAIMEDPLKMTAMKMATPNGVKLVMKNIEDSTKALNSGVTDKYSLLILCESVEDVYRLTQQVPSLKEVNLGGMKDAANRKQVSKSVHLSQQDIALIKEMDQAGITLTIQMVPDEQAINVNKLI; encoded by the coding sequence ATGCCAGTTAAATTAATTAGAGTAGATCACCGTTTAATTCATGGCCAAGTTGGCTTTACTTGGACCAAATTTTTACAAGCAAATTGTATTTTAATCGCTAGTGATGCCATTATGGAAGATCCTTTAAAAATGACTGCTATGAAAATGGCTACTCCTAATGGTGTCAAGTTAGTAATGAAAAATATTGAAGATTCTACAAAAGCTTTAAATTCTGGCGTTACAGATAAATACAGCTTATTAATCTTATGTGAATCTGTAGAAGATGTCTATCGCTTAACACAACAAGTTCCTTCTTTAAAAGAAGTCAATTTAGGGGGAATGAAAGATGCAGCTAATCGAAAACAAGTTTCAAAATCTGTTCATTTATCTCAACAAGATATTGCCTTGATTAAAGAAATGGACCAAGCAGGAATCACGTTGACTATTCAAATGGTACCAGATGAGCAAGCTATTAACGTCAATAAACTAATTTAA
- a CDS encoding BtpA/SgcQ family protein, whose amino-acid sequence MSSKKEFLGLFQHKKPIIAMIHLKGDTQEKIQQRAKEEIAIFVEEGVDCIMMENYYGDYVQLEKAIQYIVSLKLSIPIGVNCLNVDSMGFYLANKYNLDIVQVDSVVGHVKPRDEATLQAFFDLERAKTKACLIGGVRFKYQPMLSEKSLKEDIEIAKTRCDAIAVTQNATGEETSIEKIQEFRDTLGDFPLIVAAGVTDENVTKQLAICDAAIVGSNFKDTRKDTGEVSRDHVRHFMSIVKEYRGV is encoded by the coding sequence ATGTCGAGTAAAAAAGAATTTTTAGGGTTATTTCAACATAAAAAACCAATTATTGCCATGATTCATTTAAAAGGTGATACCCAAGAAAAAATCCAACAACGAGCTAAAGAAGAAATTGCTATTTTTGTTGAAGAAGGCGTCGATTGTATTATGATGGAGAACTATTATGGTGATTACGTCCAACTGGAAAAAGCCATTCAATACATCGTCTCCCTTAAATTATCTATTCCAATTGGGGTCAATTGTCTAAATGTAGATTCAATGGGCTTTTATTTAGCTAATAAATACAATTTAGATATTGTTCAAGTCGATTCTGTTGTAGGACATGTCAAACCGCGTGATGAAGCAACACTACAAGCCTTCTTTGATTTAGAGCGAGCAAAAACAAAAGCTTGTTTAATAGGTGGTGTCCGCTTTAAGTATCAACCAATGTTGTCTGAGAAGTCCTTAAAAGAAGACATAGAAATTGCTAAAACTCGTTGTGATGCTATCGCTGTTACGCAAAATGCTACTGGTGAAGAAACATCAATAGAAAAAATCCAAGAATTCCGTGATACTTTAGGGGATTTTCCATTAATTGTCGCTGCAGGAGTAACTGATGAAAATGTAACCAAACAACTAGCAATCTGTGATGCAGCTATTGTTGGTAGTAACTTTAAAGACACTAGAAAAGACACTGGTGAGGTCAGTCGTGATCATGTTCGTCATTTTATGTCTATTGTAAAAGAATATCGAGGAGTGTAA
- a CDS encoding PTS sugar transporter subunit IIA: MKRIYIASHGALAEGIKNSLQLIAGSMSDQIITYSLTPGKSATDFMEQIEQELQSTPEDQFIIMGDLYGASVVNAMLHLTKYENAILLAGVNLSMALQVVLDSSEKISDETVDFIIQESKNGIQRLNALPEDNTIEDF, translated from the coding sequence ATGAAACGAATTTATATCGCAAGTCACGGTGCATTAGCTGAAGGAATCAAGAACTCCTTACAACTAATCGCTGGTAGTATGTCAGATCAAATTATTACTTATTCTTTAACACCTGGCAAAAGTGCAACTGATTTTATGGAACAAATTGAACAAGAGTTACAATCTACACCAGAAGACCAATTTATCATAATGGGTGATCTTTATGGTGCTAGTGTTGTAAATGCTATGTTGCATTTAACAAAGTATGAGAACGCTATTTTATTAGCTGGTGTCAATTTAAGTATGGCTTTACAAGTTGTATTGGACAGTTCAGAAAAAATTTCTGATGAGACTGTTGATTTTATTATTCAAGAGTCTAAAAACGGGATTCAACGCTTAAATGCTTTGCCAGAGGATAACACAATAGAGGATTTTTAA
- a CDS encoding GntR family transcriptional regulator has product MNNEISSNSSEPLYIQLAHLIENKILSGIFSYGEKIPSEGDLVTEYNLSRVTVRKALQKLADEGIVEKKQGKGAYVAFPVYKETFSAGGSFTSSGKTTQNNPTSQILSKENLSLSDSLKIELGFKEPDVIMVKRLRKFDQQPVIFEIDYFTQERRELVNSLKDDDSLIEKLQALDDPINHFDNIIDIFFATKEMAQQLQLEVNTPLLHIQQQVFDSHNELIYTNEQFIHSEVYKAAIRSY; this is encoded by the coding sequence ATGAATAATGAAATTTCAAGCAATAGCTCAGAGCCATTATATATTCAGTTAGCACATTTAATTGAAAATAAGATTTTATCTGGCATTTTCAGTTACGGTGAAAAAATTCCTTCTGAAGGGGACTTAGTCACTGAATATAACCTTAGCAGAGTCACAGTGAGAAAAGCACTACAAAAATTAGCAGATGAAGGAATCGTTGAAAAGAAACAAGGGAAAGGAGCATATGTTGCTTTTCCAGTTTATAAGGAAACATTCAGTGCTGGTGGAAGCTTTACCTCTTCTGGAAAGACAACACAAAATAACCCAACATCTCAAATTTTAAGTAAAGAGAACCTTTCGTTGTCAGATTCTTTAAAAATCGAACTTGGTTTTAAAGAACCTGATGTAATCATGGTCAAACGTTTACGAAAATTTGATCAACAACCAGTCATTTTTGAAATTGATTATTTTACTCAGGAGCGGCGTGAGCTAGTTAATTCTTTAAAAGATGATGATTCATTGATTGAAAAATTGCAAGCGCTAGATGATCCCATTAATCATTTCGATAATATTATCGACATCTTTTTTGCAACAAAAGAAATGGCACAACAGTTACAGTTAGAAGTGAATACACCACTTCTTCATATTCAACAGCAAGTCTTTGATTCTCATAATGAATTGATTTATACAAATGAACAATTTATTCATTCTGAGGTTTACAAAGCGGCAATACGTTCTTATTAA
- a CDS encoding DUF960 family protein: MKINHLNRWLVYFVFQGGKGMFDNKEKRYVTKGVNEQVPKEIQLYCWNLIDKKRSEAETELDHLQIFEFNPDNQRQASEVIHRQEEPFFIDYHTYLYLFFDYIF, encoded by the coding sequence ATGAAGATCAATCATCTTAATCGGTGGTTGGTCTATTTTGTGTTTCAAGGAGGAAAGGGGATGTTTGATAACAAAGAAAAACGCTATGTTACGAAGGGAGTGAATGAACAAGTACCCAAAGAAATCCAACTCTATTGCTGGAATTTGATCGACAAAAAAAGAAGTGAAGCTGAAACAGAATTAGATCACTTACAAATCTTTGAGTTCAATCCTGATAATCAACGCCAAGCAAGTGAAGTGATTCATCGACAAGAAGAACCATTTTTCATTGATTATCATACCTACCTTTATCTTTTCTTCGACTATATCTTTTGA
- a CDS encoding trypsin-like serine peptidase: MKKKFWVEVLVMCFLVFFFLFQGASHSNAEEQIISNKGDISILEESDSNLRAIKSSEAFAVETPPTLSRAVKTELPDDIGFPRTSEGFDYSFETMQPDVNLNTRAAVNNRQRVSNPNIFPYRASVLIICDFRAKNGKLVRGHGSGSLIGSNKVVTAAHVVYDRSYGWAETVRVYPAVKNNVTDFDMAYRSILYTFGGYIQSTGTSIAAQQRDVAVVKLTSNLGNSTGWFGYTTAKSSYLRLNGYDGDIDEGRTLVTRYGTNTWIENSILKYPWLTVGGSSGGGVYNLSNNQLEANHAYGYSQNNIKTGGGGAKINNAIFDFMSKY, from the coding sequence ATGAAGAAAAAGTTTTGGGTTGAAGTATTAGTTATGTGTTTCTTAGTATTTTTTTTCTTGTTTCAAGGAGCTAGTCATTCAAATGCTGAAGAACAAATTATTAGTAATAAAGGAGATATATCTATACTGGAGGAATCAGATTCAAATTTACGAGCTATTAAAAGTTCAGAAGCATTTGCCGTTGAGACTCCTCCCACTTTATCAAGAGCAGTAAAAACAGAACTACCTGATGATATTGGATTTCCAAGAACATCTGAAGGGTTTGATTATTCATTTGAAACGATGCAACCTGATGTTAATTTAAACACTAGAGCAGCTGTTAATAACAGACAAAGGGTTTCAAATCCTAATATATTTCCATACAGAGCATCTGTTTTAATAATTTGTGATTTTAGAGCAAAAAATGGTAAGCTAGTTAGAGGTCATGGCTCAGGAAGTCTAATTGGTTCTAACAAAGTAGTTACAGCGGCTCACGTTGTCTACGATAGAAGTTATGGCTGGGCCGAAACGGTCAGAGTTTATCCTGCTGTAAAAAATAATGTTACTGATTTTGATATGGCATATAGAAGTATTTTATATACTTTTGGAGGCTATATTCAGTCAACGGGAACTTCAATTGCCGCTCAACAAAGAGATGTTGCAGTGGTAAAATTAACTAGCAATCTTGGTAATAGTACAGGTTGGTTTGGATATACTACTGCGAAAAGTAGTTACTTACGGCTTAACGGATACGATGGTGATATAGATGAAGGTAGGACATTAGTAACTAGATATGGAACAAATACTTGGATTGAGAATAGTATTTTGAAGTACCCGTGGTTAACTGTTGGAGGTTCAAGTGGAGGGGGAGTATACAATCTTAGTAACAATCAATTAGAAGCTAATCATGCATACGGATACTCACAAAATAATATAAAAACTGGTGGTGGTGGTGCAAAAATAAATAATGCTATTTTTGATTTTATGTCTAAGTACTAA